The Streptomyces sp. CC0208 genome window below encodes:
- a CDS encoding ABC transporter permease, protein MNKLTQRIDKERLLLGIAAPLLAVVAALVVTTLVILATGKNPGAAFSDMLTYGSASDSQVYILNKATTYYLAGVSVAIGFRMNLFNIGVDGQYRIAAFFAAVLGGALTTPGWISIPLIILCAMGTGAVWAGIAGILKVTRGVSEVISTIMLNAIATAIIAYLLQPGKLAELQAGGTVVSTKPLPSSSYFFQIDTGAAGELWGFIVIAVLIGIAYWFVLGRTRFGFDLRTVGQSESAAAASGVSVKKMIATSMLISGAVAGLIGMPTLLNDSHQFSNDFPTGIGFTGIAIALLGRNNPVGIALGALLWGFLERTTNHLEFEGYDKEILGVIQGVIVLSVVIAYEVVRRYGLKRQQQRVGAELAAQAAAPTQKQEVA, encoded by the coding sequence ATGAACAAGCTGACCCAACGCATCGACAAGGAGCGGCTGCTCCTCGGCATCGCGGCCCCGCTGCTCGCGGTCGTCGCCGCGCTCGTCGTCACCACCCTGGTGATCCTGGCCACCGGCAAGAACCCGGGCGCCGCCTTCAGCGACATGCTGACCTACGGCTCCGCCAGCGACAGCCAGGTCTACATCCTCAACAAGGCGACGACGTACTACCTGGCGGGCGTCTCGGTGGCCATCGGCTTCCGGATGAACCTGTTCAACATCGGCGTCGACGGCCAGTACCGCATCGCCGCGTTCTTCGCCGCGGTCCTCGGCGGCGCGCTGACCACGCCGGGCTGGATCTCCATCCCGCTGATCATCCTGTGCGCCATGGGCACCGGCGCCGTGTGGGCGGGCATCGCGGGCATCCTCAAGGTGACCCGCGGTGTCAGCGAGGTCATCTCGACGATCATGCTCAACGCGATCGCCACCGCGATCATCGCCTACCTGCTCCAGCCCGGAAAGCTCGCCGAGCTCCAGGCCGGCGGCACGGTCGTCTCCACCAAGCCGCTGCCGTCGTCCTCGTACTTCTTCCAGATCGACACCGGCGCCGCGGGCGAGCTGTGGGGCTTCATCGTCATCGCCGTGCTCATCGGCATCGCGTACTGGTTCGTCCTCGGCCGCACCCGCTTCGGCTTCGACCTGCGCACCGTCGGCCAGTCCGAGAGTGCCGCCGCCGCGAGCGGTGTCTCGGTGAAGAAGATGATCGCCACCAGCATGCTCATCTCGGGCGCGGTGGCCGGCCTCATCGGCATGCCGACCCTGCTCAACGACAGCCACCAGTTCAGCAACGACTTCCCCACCGGTATCGGCTTCACCGGTATCGCCATCGCCCTGCTCGGCCGCAACAACCCGGTCGGCATCGCGCTGGGCGCCCTGCTGTGGGGCTTCCTCGAGCGCACCACCAACCACCTGGAGTTCGAGGGCTACGACAAGGAGATCCTCGGCGTGATCCAGGGCGTCATCGTCCTGTCCGTCGTCATCGCCTACGAAGTCGTACGCCGTTACGGGCTCAAGCGCCAGCAGCAGCGGGTCGGCGCCGAGCTCGCCGCCCAGGCCGCAGCCCCGACCCAGAAGCAGGAGGTGGCGTGA
- a CDS encoding ABC transporter ATP-binding protein, with amino-acid sequence MRGITKRFPGVVANKDIDITVRTGTVHALCGENGAGKSTLMKILYGMQQPDEGTITVNGETVTFHTPADAIARGIGMVHQHFMLADNLTVLENVVLGAEKLYGIGAKARAKIREISDAYSLNVRPDVLLEELGVADRQRVEILKVLYRGAKTLILDEPTAVLVPQEVDALFANLRELKAEGLTVIFISHKLGEVLSVADEITVIRRGTTVGTVEPAGTTPKQLAELMVGSELPTPETEESTVTDVPLLKLDGLRLAQTDLDGVERIILDDISFTIHKGEVLGIAGVEGNGQSELVEAIMGIRTPDSGTVTLDDTDISHVPTRHRREAGVGYIPEDRHRHGLLLEAPLWENRILGHVTEKPNSRGQLLDIKAARTDTERIIKAYDVRTPGIDVTAASLSGGNQQKLIVGREMSHAPKLLIAAHPTRGVDVGAQAAIWDHIREARREGLAVLLISADLDELIGLSDTLRVMYRGRLVADADPATITPEELGSAMTGAATGHLEHAEGSAEDSAADHEDDAR; translated from the coding sequence CTGCGCGGCATCACCAAGCGATTCCCCGGCGTCGTGGCCAACAAGGACATCGACATCACCGTCCGCACGGGCACCGTGCACGCCCTGTGCGGTGAGAACGGTGCCGGCAAGTCCACCCTGATGAAGATCCTCTACGGCATGCAGCAGCCGGACGAGGGCACCATCACGGTGAACGGCGAGACGGTCACCTTCCACACCCCCGCCGACGCCATCGCCCGCGGCATCGGCATGGTGCACCAGCACTTCATGCTCGCCGACAACCTCACCGTCCTGGAGAACGTCGTCCTGGGCGCGGAGAAGCTGTACGGCATCGGCGCCAAGGCCCGCGCGAAGATCAGGGAGATCTCCGACGCGTACAGCCTGAACGTCCGCCCCGACGTCCTCCTGGAGGAGCTCGGTGTCGCCGACCGCCAGCGCGTGGAGATCCTCAAGGTCCTCTACCGCGGCGCCAAGACCCTGATCCTCGACGAGCCCACCGCCGTCCTCGTGCCGCAGGAGGTCGACGCCCTCTTCGCCAACCTGCGCGAGCTCAAGGCCGAGGGCCTCACGGTCATCTTCATCTCGCACAAGCTGGGTGAAGTGCTCTCCGTGGCCGACGAGATCACCGTCATCCGCCGCGGCACCACCGTCGGCACGGTCGAGCCCGCCGGTACGACCCCCAAGCAGCTCGCCGAGCTGATGGTCGGCAGCGAACTGCCCACCCCGGAGACCGAGGAGTCCACGGTCACCGACGTCCCGCTGCTGAAGCTGGACGGCCTGCGCCTGGCCCAGACCGACCTCGACGGCGTCGAGCGGATCATCCTCGACGACATCTCCTTCACCATCCACAAGGGCGAGGTCCTTGGCATCGCCGGTGTGGAGGGCAACGGCCAGTCGGAACTGGTCGAGGCCATCATGGGCATCCGCACCCCCGACTCCGGCACGGTCACCCTCGACGACACCGACATCTCCCACGTCCCCACCCGCCACCGCCGCGAGGCCGGTGTCGGCTACATCCCCGAGGACCGCCACCGCCACGGCCTGCTCCTCGAGGCCCCGCTGTGGGAGAACCGCATCCTCGGCCATGTCACCGAGAAGCCCAACTCCCGCGGCCAGCTGCTCGACATCAAGGCCGCCCGCACGGACACCGAGCGCATCATCAAGGCGTACGACGTCCGCACCCCCGGCATCGACGTCACCGCCGCCTCGCTGTCCGGCGGCAACCAGCAGAAGCTGATCGTCGGCCGCGAGATGAGCCACGCGCCCAAGCTGCTCATCGCCGCCCACCCCACCCGCGGTGTGGACGTCGGCGCGCAGGCCGCGATCTGGGACCACATCCGTGAGGCCCGCCGTGAGGGCCTGGCCGTGCTGCTGATCTCCGCCGACCTGGACGAGCTCATCGGCCTGTCCGACACCCTGCGGGTGATGTACCGCGGCCGACTGGTCGCCGACGCCGACCCCGCCACCATCACCCCCGAGGAGCTGGGCTCCGCCATGACCGGTGCGGCCACCGGCCACCTGGAGCACGCAGAGGGCTCCGCAGAGGACTCCGCAGCGGACCACGAGGACGACGCCCGATGA
- a CDS encoding BMP family ABC transporter substrate-binding protein, with the protein MRRVAKLSAACIATAALALTATACGSTSSEDDSSSSASAGSGKGGIKIGLAYDVGGRGDRSFNDSAARGADKAEKEFGGSIKELTAKSTDTEADREQRLTDLADAGYNPIVAVGFSYATSVDKVAAKYPKVNFGLIDAVAKAKNVDSITFTEEQGSYLAGVAAALKTKKDHVGFIGGVDTPLIKKFEAGYAQGVKDTNPKVKVDVQYLTHGSDFSGFADPAKGKEAASGMLDNGADVIYAAAGSSGNGSIEAVSGVKGAWAIGVDSDQYNIPGLAKFKNSILTSMVKNVDVGVYDFIKSVHDGKPLTGNQLYSLAKGGVGLSTSGGFIDDIQPKLDEAKKKIVDGTIKVKTS; encoded by the coding sequence GTGCGCCGGGTAGCCAAGCTTTCCGCTGCGTGTATCGCCACCGCAGCTCTCGCACTGACTGCCACTGCCTGTGGCAGCACTTCCTCCGAGGACGACAGCTCGTCGTCCGCCTCCGCCGGCAGCGGCAAGGGCGGCATCAAGATCGGTCTCGCCTACGACGTCGGCGGCCGTGGTGACCGTTCCTTCAACGACTCCGCCGCGCGCGGTGCGGACAAGGCCGAGAAGGAGTTCGGCGGTTCCATCAAGGAGCTCACCGCCAAGAGCACCGACACCGAGGCCGACCGCGAGCAGCGCCTGACCGACCTGGCGGACGCCGGCTACAACCCGATCGTCGCCGTCGGCTTCTCCTACGCCACCTCGGTCGACAAGGTTGCCGCGAAGTACCCGAAGGTCAACTTCGGTCTCATCGACGCGGTCGCGAAAGCCAAGAACGTCGACAGCATCACGTTCACCGAGGAGCAGGGTTCCTACCTGGCCGGTGTCGCCGCGGCGCTGAAGACCAAGAAGGACCACGTCGGCTTCATCGGCGGTGTGGACACCCCGCTGATCAAGAAGTTCGAGGCGGGCTACGCCCAGGGCGTCAAGGACACCAACCCCAAGGTCAAGGTCGACGTCCAGTACCTGACCCACGGCTCGGACTTCTCCGGTTTCGCCGACCCCGCCAAGGGCAAGGAGGCCGCGTCCGGCATGCTCGACAACGGCGCCGACGTGATCTACGCCGCGGCCGGCTCCTCCGGCAACGGCTCGATCGAGGCCGTCTCCGGCGTCAAGGGCGCCTGGGCCATCGGCGTGGACTCGGACCAGTACAACATCCCGGGTCTGGCCAAGTTCAAGAACTCGATCCTGACCTCGATGGTCAAGAACGTCGACGTCGGCGTCTACGACTTCATCAAGTCCGTCCACGACGGCAAGCCGCTGACCGGCAACCAGCTCTACTCGCTCGCCAAGGGCGGTGTCGGCCTGTCCACCAGCGGTGGCTTCATCGACGACATCCAGCCCAAGCTGGACGAGGCGAAGAAGAAGATCGTCGACGGCACCATCAAGGTCAAGACCAGCTGA
- a CDS encoding M20 family metallopeptidase, giving the protein MSLESEVDLPGEAVLPGVLSEELHAELVLFRRDLHMHPELGNQEFRTTAAIKERLENAGLKPRVLAVGTGLVCDIGEWDGERPMLALRADIDGLPIPDMKTECPYRSTVPDRAHACGHDVHTTVVLGAGLVLADLHKRGLLPRPVRLVFQPAEEVLPGGAADAIDCGVLEGVGRILAVHCDPRVDAGKIGLRTGAITSACDRLEIALDGPGGHTARPHLTTDLVTAAARVVTDVPAIVGRRVDTRAGLAVTWGRIESGHAPNVIPQHAELSGTVRCLELDTWQQAPDIVVAAIDEVANLHGAKSEINYVRGVPPVVNDADVTELIREAMTARRGADSVESTEQSLGGEDFSWYLQHVPGAMARLGVRTPGERAVRDLHQGDFDADESAITVGVELFTAAALLDAAQ; this is encoded by the coding sequence ATGTCACTGGAGTCCGAGGTCGATCTGCCCGGGGAAGCCGTGCTTCCCGGCGTGCTGAGCGAGGAACTGCACGCCGAGCTCGTACTGTTCCGACGCGACTTGCACATGCACCCGGAGCTCGGCAACCAGGAGTTCCGCACCACCGCTGCGATCAAGGAACGGCTGGAGAACGCCGGGCTGAAGCCGCGGGTGCTGGCCGTCGGGACCGGACTGGTGTGTGACATCGGGGAGTGGGACGGTGAGCGGCCCATGCTCGCCCTGCGCGCCGACATCGACGGCCTGCCCATCCCGGACATGAAGACCGAGTGCCCCTACCGGTCCACCGTGCCCGATCGGGCGCATGCCTGCGGGCACGATGTGCACACCACCGTGGTGCTGGGGGCCGGGCTCGTCCTCGCCGACCTGCACAAGCGGGGGCTGCTGCCGCGGCCCGTGCGGCTGGTCTTCCAGCCCGCCGAGGAAGTGCTGCCCGGCGGCGCCGCCGACGCCATCGACTGCGGCGTACTGGAGGGGGTCGGCAGGATCCTCGCCGTGCACTGCGACCCGCGGGTCGACGCCGGGAAGATCGGGCTCAGGACCGGGGCGATCACTTCGGCCTGTGACCGCTTGGAGATCGCCCTCGACGGGCCCGGTGGACATACCGCCCGGCCGCACCTCACCACCGATCTCGTCACCGCCGCCGCCCGCGTGGTCACCGACGTGCCCGCGATCGTCGGCCGACGCGTCGACACCCGTGCCGGCCTCGCCGTGACCTGGGGGCGGATCGAGTCGGGGCACGCCCCGAACGTCATCCCGCAGCACGCTGAGCTCTCCGGGACCGTGCGTTGCCTGGAGCTCGACACCTGGCAGCAGGCCCCGGACATCGTGGTCGCCGCGATCGACGAGGTCGCCAATCTGCACGGGGCCAAGTCCGAGATCAACTACGTGCGGGGCGTCCCGCCCGTCGTCAACGACGCGGACGTCACCGAGCTGATCCGCGAGGCCATGACCGCCCGGCGCGGCGCCGACTCGGTCGAGAGCACCGAGCAGAGCCTCGGCGGCGAGGACTTCTCCTGGTACCTCCAGCACGTTCCCGGGGCCATGGCCCGCCTCGGGGTGCGGACCCCGGGGGAGCGGGCCGTGCGCGACCTCCACCAGGGCGACTTCGACGCCGACGAGTCCGCGATCACCGTAGGTGTGGAGCTGTTCACGGCCGCGGCCCTGCTGGACGCCGCACAGTGA
- a CDS encoding MYXO-CTERM sorting domain-containing protein — protein MLAKFGFLGAAGLILGILITMIAAGWLLSSLVWLVRRRHTATPAPAPAPIDEPSQHPLAGFTWTDEPPRGS, from the coding sequence ATGCTGGCGAAATTCGGCTTCCTGGGCGCAGCGGGGCTGATCCTGGGAATACTGATCACCATGATCGCGGCAGGCTGGCTGCTGTCCTCGCTGGTCTGGCTGGTACGCCGACGCCACACAGCAACACCGGCACCGGCACCGGCACCGATCGACGAACCCTCCCAGCACCCTCTGGCGGGATTCACCTGGACGGACGAGCCGCCCCGCGGGAGCTGA
- a CDS encoding helix-turn-helix transcriptional regulator, with amino-acid sequence MGTKRDATARQMRLAVELRRLREAADLSSREAAALLGVNSVQISQIESGVSGVSEKRLRRLAAHYSCSDSELIDALVVMATDRTRGWWEEYRGHLPTPFLDLAELEHHATSLREAQFLYVPGPLQTEDYARAVYAYRVPELPREELELRVQHRMRRKVTLEGPTPKPYKAVIHEAALRIMVSDRAASRAQLSRVIQLSEADHIAVRVIPFGLEHFAGATSAMTYAEEAVPRLDTVVRDGPHGAAFIDSEAQLGSFRTLFRKVESVSLGPERSRDFIHRLAKEL; translated from the coding sequence ATGGGGACCAAGCGCGATGCCACAGCACGCCAGATGCGCTTGGCGGTCGAGTTGCGCAGGCTCCGCGAGGCGGCAGACCTCAGCTCCCGCGAGGCAGCGGCGTTGCTCGGAGTGAACTCCGTCCAGATCAGCCAGATCGAGTCGGGTGTCTCAGGAGTGAGCGAGAAACGCCTGCGCCGCCTCGCCGCCCACTACTCCTGCTCGGACAGCGAGTTGATCGACGCCCTGGTCGTCATGGCGACCGACCGGACCCGGGGCTGGTGGGAGGAGTACCGGGGTCATCTGCCCACACCGTTTCTCGATCTCGCCGAGCTGGAACATCACGCAACCTCCCTCCGGGAGGCCCAGTTCCTGTACGTCCCCGGCCCGCTCCAGACAGAGGACTACGCCCGCGCCGTATACGCCTACAGGGTTCCCGAACTTCCCCGCGAAGAACTTGAGTTGCGCGTCCAGCACCGAATGCGGCGCAAGGTGACCCTTGAAGGCCCCACCCCCAAGCCGTACAAAGCCGTCATCCACGAGGCGGCACTGCGCATCATGGTCAGCGACCGCGCTGCCTCACGAGCTCAACTCTCCCGCGTTATTCAGCTCTCCGAAGCGGACCACATCGCCGTGCGGGTCATCCCCTTCGGCCTGGAGCACTTCGCTGGTGCCACGAGCGCCATGACGTATGCGGAAGAAGCCGTACCCAGGCTGGACACCGTCGTACGGGACGGGCCCCACGGCGCGGCCTTCATCGATTCCGAAGCCCAACTCGGATCTTTTCGAACGCTCTTCCGTAAAGTGGAGTCCGTGTCGCTCGGCCCGGAGCGGTCGCGCGACTTCATCCACAGGCTGGCGAAAGAGCTGTGA
- a CDS encoding DUF397 domain-containing protein, protein MDTPDNWRKSSYSGPGDGDSCVEIANSPTHIAVRDSKTPAGANLTFPAGAFTAFLEALKSPCPGT, encoded by the coding sequence ATGGACACCCCCGACAACTGGCGGAAGTCGTCCTACTCAGGTCCCGGCGACGGCGACTCCTGCGTCGAGATAGCAAACTCACCCACCCACATAGCCGTCCGCGACTCCAAGACCCCGGCAGGTGCCAACCTCACCTTCCCGGCCGGAGCCTTCACAGCCTTCCTCGAAGCCCTCAAGTCCCCGTGCCCCGGCACCTGA
- a CDS encoding class I SAM-dependent methyltransferase, translated as MNAETPDFIRATRTAYDTIAEPYTEQFSDWSGIPTLDRAQITGFAELVKEQGKGPVADIGSGPGHVTAALHNLGIPVFGVDVSPKMVELARRAHPDLRFHVGSMTSLDLPSETLGGITALYSIIHVPDDHLPTAFAEFHRVLAPGAHALIGFQYEAGGTHMHLDERFGHKISLDYWLRAPEAVAQPLRKAGFEVIVRVLREPLGEEKLSRAYLVARKPASRQVQPN; from the coding sequence GTGAACGCCGAGACCCCCGACTTCATACGGGCCACCCGAACCGCGTACGACACGATCGCCGAGCCCTACACGGAGCAGTTCTCCGACTGGTCCGGCATCCCCACGCTGGACAGAGCCCAGATCACGGGCTTCGCAGAGTTGGTGAAGGAGCAGGGCAAGGGCCCGGTGGCCGACATCGGCAGCGGCCCGGGACACGTGACCGCAGCACTCCACAACCTCGGCATCCCGGTCTTCGGCGTGGATGTCTCCCCGAAGATGGTCGAACTGGCCCGCAGGGCCCACCCGGACCTCCGCTTCCACGTGGGCTCGATGACGTCCCTGGACCTACCGTCGGAAACGCTGGGCGGCATCACGGCCCTCTACTCGATCATCCACGTCCCGGACGACCACCTCCCCACGGCCTTTGCCGAGTTCCACCGCGTCCTCGCCCCCGGCGCCCACGCCCTGATCGGCTTCCAGTACGAGGCCGGCGGCACCCACATGCACCTGGACGAACGCTTCGGCCACAAGATCTCCCTCGACTACTGGTTGCGCGCCCCGGAGGCGGTGGCGCAGCCCCTGCGGAAGGCAGGCTTCGAGGTGATCGTCCGAGTCCTCAGGGAGCCCCTCGGCGAGGAGAAGTTGTCCCGGGCGTATCTGGTGGCACGGAAACCGGCGTCGCGCCAGGTACAGCCGAATTGA
- a CDS encoding DUF6461 domain-containing protein: MNLVTAHDYAWIRTSPLFRHAMESGYTLTLIRGRTPREVLRAMEAEARGIGEGTAGLIEADDAHRAEMDYDYWDESYIAGAFSAAGENGDWTLVLGFDGGLGVANACVQALSKGGRVVAHSTNGGKPIHLFHWFEDGELRTTFEGPSSRDGSTPDELIPLLREVGFPLTSEGEHDESAPDVDRKAAAFALAERLTGVRVTESLLHDARYELGLVPEQPAEEWAGVVIDITDAHGERLYREWTYEEIATASDRARRP, translated from the coding sequence ATGAACCTGGTGACCGCGCACGACTACGCCTGGATCCGCACCTCGCCGCTGTTCCGCCATGCGATGGAGAGCGGATACACCCTGACGTTGATACGGGGGCGGACCCCGCGGGAGGTGCTGCGCGCGATGGAGGCGGAAGCACGCGGCATCGGGGAGGGAACCGCTGGACTGATCGAGGCGGATGACGCCCACCGAGCCGAGATGGACTACGACTACTGGGACGAGTCCTACATCGCGGGCGCCTTCAGCGCTGCAGGGGAGAACGGCGACTGGACACTCGTCCTCGGCTTCGACGGTGGCCTGGGGGTCGCGAACGCGTGCGTGCAGGCGCTCTCGAAGGGCGGTCGGGTGGTGGCGCACTCGACCAACGGCGGCAAGCCAATCCACCTCTTCCACTGGTTCGAGGACGGCGAACTCCGTACGACGTTCGAGGGCCCCTCGTCGCGCGACGGCAGCACGCCCGATGAACTGATCCCCCTGCTGCGGGAAGTCGGTTTCCCCTTGACCTCTGAGGGAGAGCACGACGAGAGCGCCCCTGACGTCGACCGGAAGGCGGCGGCCTTCGCTCTGGCCGAAAGACTGACCGGCGTACGCGTCACCGAATCCCTCCTCCATGATGCTAGGTACGAACTGGGACTCGTTCCCGAACAGCCGGCCGAGGAGTGGGCCGGCGTGGTCATCGACATCACTGATGCCCACGGAGAGCGCCTGTACAGGGAATGGACATACGAGGAGATCGCGACGGCGTCGGACCGCGCACGCCGTCCCTAG
- a CDS encoding class I SAM-dependent methyltransferase: MNREQISGIAHADHPIKSPLDDDSVRRLLERGVPRGDERVLDLGCGGGEWLLRALAMRPQLHAEGVDISEDALAQASQAASHLGVQERLVLHHQEATDFVSSQSFDLVLSVGATHAFGGLLPTLAAARKHLAPGGRVLIGEGFWDREPSQEAVEMLGDFTDLATTVDRVVADGWIPVDGHVSTRRELDDYEWACWGSLASWALDHPADPDSAQVLATSNTRRSEWLRVYRDTWGFVSLVLRQTSG, from the coding sequence GTGAATCGTGAACAGATCTCCGGGATCGCCCATGCTGATCACCCGATAAAGTCTCCGCTCGACGACGACTCGGTGCGCCGGCTTCTGGAACGCGGCGTCCCGCGTGGCGACGAGCGTGTGCTCGACCTTGGTTGCGGCGGCGGGGAATGGCTCCTGCGCGCCCTGGCCATGCGCCCACAGTTGCACGCTGAGGGCGTCGACATCTCCGAGGACGCCTTGGCGCAGGCCAGCCAGGCAGCGAGCCACCTCGGGGTCCAGGAGCGCCTCGTCCTCCACCACCAGGAGGCCACGGATTTCGTCTCCTCGCAGTCGTTCGACCTGGTGCTCAGCGTCGGGGCCACGCATGCCTTCGGCGGTCTGCTCCCCACCCTCGCAGCGGCGCGCAAGCACCTGGCTCCCGGCGGCCGCGTCCTGATCGGTGAGGGGTTCTGGGACCGCGAGCCTTCCCAGGAGGCCGTCGAGATGCTCGGAGACTTCACCGACCTGGCGACCACCGTGGACCGCGTCGTCGCCGACGGCTGGATTCCTGTCGACGGGCACGTAAGCACGCGCCGCGAACTGGACGACTACGAATGGGCCTGCTGGGGGTCACTGGCCTCATGGGCCCTGGACCACCCTGCCGATCCGGACAGCGCGCAGGTGCTCGCGACGTCCAACACCCGGCGCTCCGAATGGCTGCGCGTCTACCGGGACACTTGGGGCTTCGTCTCCCTGGTCCTGCGTCAGACCTCCGGTTGA